The region CGGAAAGTCGCGTCCTATCATGGAGGCGGGCATTTCCAATCTCACGAAAGATACCGCACCAGCACTGGTTCACTTTGCAGATGGGACTACCCAGCAGTGGCTTTTGGTGCACTTGGACGACCCTGACGCCCAAAACCCTTAAACAACTACGGACGATCTATCATGTTGAGGTATCGAGGATCGGTTGCCACGACGGCGACGTTGCTCCTAGCAATTTTAGGGTGCGGTGCTCCGCCTGCAGAGGCTCCACCAATCCGACCCGTTCGGACCATTCAAGTCGGAAACTTGACGGCCGTTAATAGTCGAGAGTTTCCTGGACGGGCCAAAGCCAAAGACGAAGTCGATCTGTCGTTCCAGGTGTCAGGGCCACTTGTCTCAGTTCCTGTCGATGTCGGCGACCTCGTCAAAAAGGGACAAGTGATTGCGGTCATCGACCCCCGCGACTTCGAGGCTGCCTTGGCAAGTAATCAGGGTAACTTAGAGCGTGCGAAGGCAAATCTATCCGCCATGGAAAGTGGGGCGAGGCCTGAAGAAATCGCCCAACTTACGGCAGCGTTGGAACAAGCCAAATCTATTTTCGAGCAGGCCACCGCAGAGCACAAACGCAGTGAAGATTTGATCAAGTCGAAAGCCATCTCGCAGTCTCAGTTCGATATCACGCTGGCTCGAATGGAAAGTACGGCGGCTGATGTCCGAAGTGCTGAAGAAGCGCTCAACATCGGGATGAAGGGAGCGCGAGAAGAAGATCTCGAAGCGAAGCGAGCCGAGATTCGAGCGTTGGAAGCGGCAGTAAAATCGGCGAAGAATCAATTGGACTACGCGACGATGACAGCTCCGTTTGACGGTGAAGTCGCGGCACGATTCGTCGATAACTTTCAGACCGTTCAGGCCAAACAGCCCGTCTTTCGCTTGCTGAATACAACTCAAATCGAAATCACCATTCAAGTTCCGGAAACGCTCATTTCCCTGGTTCCGCAAGTGAAGAAGGTCTCATGTCACTTCGATGCGTTTCCTGGAAAGGAGTTCTTCGGCAAAGTGACAAAGGTCAGCCGCGAAGCTTCGCAGACGACACGTACTTACCCGGTAACGATCGAGATCGATCAGCCTGATGATATTCAGATTTTACCTGGTATGGCTGCGACGGTTCGTAATCATCCTGTGGAATCGGATGACGATGTTCCTGAAGAGCTAATTGTTCCGACGAATGCATTGTTTACTCCTTCAGACAGTCCACAAACGTTTGTTTGGATTGTCGATCCAAACACGAGTAAAGTCGCACGTCGTGAAATAGAAACTGGAGGCCTCACCCCAGTCGGTATTACCGTTTCTGACGGCTTAACGAGCGGAGATCTGGTCGTGATCTCCGGCGTTAACTCTTTGCGTGACGGACAAGAAGTCAAACTTCCTAAATAGCTCGAAGCAGGAAATTCAGTTCCTGTCGTTTAACGTGAATGGATCGTCCATGAGTTTGGCTGCGTTGTCGATTGAAAAACGAGCTGTTGCCTACTTCGGTGTTCTCTTGATCATCGTCGGAGGAGTCTTCTGCTATTTTCAGCTTGGTCAATTGGAAGACCCCGAGTTCTCTGTGAAAACGGCCGTCATCACGACGACCTATCCTGGGGCAAGTGCCGAGCAGGTGGAACTGGAAGTTACTGACCGGATCGAAACCAAGCTCCAAGAAATGACGGAATTGAAGAATGTTTATTCCAATTCACGTCCTGGGCTTTCCATTATTAAAGTCGATATCAAAAGCAATTATTGGTCAGACCGGCTTCCGCAAGTCTGGGATGTACTCCGAAAAAAGGTTGCAGACGTGCAGCCAACTTTGCCCAGCGGGGCCGGGAAGCCCGTCGTTGGCGATGACTTTGGTAATGTCTATGGCTTTCTTCTTGCGGTGAGCAGCGATGGCTTCAGTTACGCCGAACTGGAGAAGTACGTCAAAGATATGCGGAAGGAATTAAGCGTCGTCAAAGGAGTCGCTCGCGTCGATTTTTGGGGCGTACAAGAGAAACGTGTTTACCTGGAAGTCTCCTCTGCGCAACTAGCCGAACTGAACCTTACCCCTGCCCAAATCATTGATACTCTGCAGGGGCAAAATCTGGTTGTTGACGCAGGCGAAGTTGATTATCTGACGCAGCGAATGCGCATTTCACCCACCGGCGAATTTGGTAGTCCTGAGGAAATCGGTGATCTGGCGATCGCAGGCGTTGTTGATGGACGGGACGAGATCATTCGTATCCGTGACTTCGCGACAGTCCATACTGGTTACATCGATCCGCCTAGTCATATGCTCCGTCACAACGGGCGACAAGCCATTGCACTTGCCATCGCTCCTTCCGCCGGTGAGAACGTGGTCGAGGTAGGTAAAAGAATTGACCGACGCATCAATCAGCTCCTTGCTGATTTACCCATCGGGATCAACGTCGAGCGGATCTCGTGGCAATCTGACCAAGTTGCTGAGTCCATTCGGTCGTTCATGGTCAGCTTGATCGAAGCCGTGGCTATCGTCCTGGCGCTGCTCGCCATAACCATGGGAATTCGGCCTGGCATTATTATTGGAATCAGCGGTTTGGTCTTCCCTATCCTGGGAACATTTATCGTTATGGCCATCATGGGTATCGATTTGCACCGGATATCTCTAGGGGCACTCATCATTGCGATGGGGATGATGGTCGATAATGCGATTGTGGTGACCGACGGGATCATGGTCCGTATTTCTCAAGGCATGGATCGCAAGAAGGCTGCGATAGAAGCAGCAAGCGGTCCTTCGATTCCTTTGCTGGGAGCTACCGTCGTTGCATGTATGGCGTTCTTTCCAATTTTCGCGTCCAGCTACGATACGGGAGAATACGCCGGTAGCTTGTTCACCGTCGTTGCCATCTCGCTTCTACTGAGCTGGCTTTTCTGTCAGACCATCGCTCCATTGCTTTGTATCGCGATGCTACCTGCGCCTAAGCAAAGCGGCACCACCGCGGAGCCTTATCAGAGCAAGTTCTACCAGTTGTTTCGAGGCTTACTGCGATGGACGATCCGATTCCGGATTTTATTTTTGGGAAGCATGGTCGCACTGCTGCTTGTCGCCGTTGTTGGCTTTCGCTGGGTGCCGCAACTGTATTTTCCTGACTCAAGTCGATTGCAGGTCATGATCGACTATTGGGCGCCTGAAGGAACGAGAATTCAGCAAACCAGTCTTGATGTTCAACGAATCGAAGATTTTGTTCAGCAGCATGACGCTACGGCATCTGTCAGCACTTTCATCGGTAAGGGACCACCTCGATTTTATTTACCTGTCAGCGCTGAAGATCCGTATTCCTCCTACGCACAGATTATTATCAATACGAATTCGCTATCTGGCGTCAATGAACTAGTTGCCGATACCGACGCTTGGGTTCAGGAAAATGTCCCCGAAGCGATGGTCCGTGTCAGAAAGTATGCCGTTGGTGCTTTCGACGATTGGAAGGTTGAAGCACGGTTTAGTGGTCCAGCGAATGCCGATCCAGACGTCCTTCGCCAGTTAGCTGAAAAAGGTGCAAACATTCTCCGTGATACGCCGTCGGCCAAGGAAGTTCGGGTAAATTGGCGCGAGCCAGTCCAAGTTCTTTCTCCACAATTCAATGAAGAACGAGCCCGATGGTCTGGCATTTCTCGAGAAGATCTTTCGCGTGCCATGCTCCGTGCAACGGATGGTGTTGTCGTGGGCCAATATCGCCAAGAAGACGATATCGTTCCCATTGTCGCGCGGAATATTGAATCTGAACGAGAGCAAGCCGCCACATCGTTGGATGAATTATTGATCACGCCAAAATTTGCGACGCATGCTGTTCCCGCTTCTCAAGTTATTGATGGTGTCGAAGTCACTTGGGAGAACCCTCTGATTTGGCGCTGGGATCGCCGTCGGGCAATTACCGTTCAATGCTCGCCTGACAACGTGACCGCACCTACGCTCCGGAATGAGGTTTTGGCGAAATTCGAGGCTATTGAACTCCCACCAGGCTACCGCCTCGATTGGGATGGCGAGTATTTAAGCGCGAAGCAGTCTCAGGAGGCGCTGGTCCCAGGGATTGTCCCCGCGTTCGTTGTGATGCTTTTCATTTTGGTCGCACTCTTCAACGGCTTCCGGCCTATGATGATTTGCATTGGTGTAATCCCGTTTGTGATCATTGGGATCACCGGCGGTCTCCTGCTTACCAACACGCCGTTCGGATTTATTGCGTTGCTCGGAGCGATGAGTCTCTCCGGGATGATGATTAAGAACGTGGTGGTCTTACTAGATGAAGTCAACGCAAATCTGGGGAAGGGGTTAACTCCGTATCATGCGGTTGTCGAAGCGGCCGTGTCGCGATTGAATCCCGTCGTGAACGCGGCTGGTACGACCGTCCTAGGAGTGTTGCCGATGTTGCAAGACGTCTTCTGGGTGGCCCTAGCTGTAACGATCTTCTTTGGTCTGATCGTAGGAACCCTTCTCACAATGGTGATGGTGCCGACGCTCTATGCTTTGCTGTACGGCATTGCCGTTCCAAAATCGGAGCAGTAGTGGCTACGATCAGTTACCCGCCTGCAGAGCTTTGCCTCTTGGGTCGGGTATGGATTAGTGAGCATTTACGACCGCAAATTGACCCGGCTGGCAGTTAGGCCAGCTTGTCCGGTTCAAGGGCATGGTGGCTTTTCAGCATCGCAATGAATCCTGGCTCCAGCATCTGCTTCTTGTCTTTTAAATCGCGCAGCATCTCGTTGGAAAGAGTCGTATTGGCATGGAAGTACCGTACGATCTTGTTCATTTGGACGAAATCAATCCGATCAAAATCGTCAGGCTCCGACTTGCCCTCGACGATTGGAGGATGAATGGTGCAATTGGTCAAGTGCGTGCCGAGTTCGGCATCAAGGGCGTAGATCGGAGAAGTACCCTTTTCAACTTTGGGTCGCAGGGAACAGTTATCCAGTACCAACTTCCCTTTCAACGGCCCGGTCTGAGATGCCGTTAGCCGGTCGATCTGGCAGTTGGAAATGCTAACACTCGCGGCGCTTCCGCCCAAATACATACTAAGAGGTGAACACTCAGTAATTCGGATCCGCGGGTAAAGTCCTCGGTCTTCGGCATATTTTGTTTCACCCGTGCTTCCGAGGCGAAGATGTGCACTGTCAGGGTGATCCGGGGCAGATTCTGCGATATCCTCCAACTGAATATTCTCGAAAACCATTTGGCAATTGGCCTGAAGTAGATCGCCGTTGAAGTCCCCCTTCTGCGATAGCGTGTACCCGTAAGGATCAGGGACGTTAATCAGACGAACTCCCTGGCTACGTCCCCGCACGCTAACATTGCGAACCGCGATCAGGTGCGGGAAGAAGGTACCGCTCTGGTTCTCCTCGGTATCTTTCATCGCAGGCAAGTTCAACAACCAAACTAACGAGCGTGATTCGGGGAAGTTACTGTAGTCAACAACTAAGTTCTCGATCGTAATCGTACGTGCACAACCGATTGGGTAACCATAGTCGAACTGCGAAGGGTGGCAATAGACAACAGTCGCGGGGCGGTCATGAGGAGGCACAAGTCGACAATTGCGAATGTGAATATCGCCATCCCATTTCGCCCCAAAATCGCGCCGCAGATTTATCAGCGAATTGCTATGCTCAACCGTATTCTCTACGGTCAACGTTCCTCCCCCCGTTACCGATATGCCCCGCATTCCGATAATCGAATCTTGGATCGTCAAATTCCAACAATGAAAGTGGACATCGACCCGGTTCAGTCGGCAATTTTCGATCCGAAAATTCTTGTTGATATTAGTCCCAAAGACT is a window of Bremerella sp. TYQ1 DNA encoding:
- a CDS encoding efflux RND transporter permease subunit — encoded protein: MSLAALSIEKRAVAYFGVLLIIVGGVFCYFQLGQLEDPEFSVKTAVITTTYPGASAEQVELEVTDRIETKLQEMTELKNVYSNSRPGLSIIKVDIKSNYWSDRLPQVWDVLRKKVADVQPTLPSGAGKPVVGDDFGNVYGFLLAVSSDGFSYAELEKYVKDMRKELSVVKGVARVDFWGVQEKRVYLEVSSAQLAELNLTPAQIIDTLQGQNLVVDAGEVDYLTQRMRISPTGEFGSPEEIGDLAIAGVVDGRDEIIRIRDFATVHTGYIDPPSHMLRHNGRQAIALAIAPSAGENVVEVGKRIDRRINQLLADLPIGINVERISWQSDQVAESIRSFMVSLIEAVAIVLALLAITMGIRPGIIIGISGLVFPILGTFIVMAIMGIDLHRISLGALIIAMGMMVDNAIVVTDGIMVRISQGMDRKKAAIEAASGPSIPLLGATVVACMAFFPIFASSYDTGEYAGSLFTVVAISLLLSWLFCQTIAPLLCIAMLPAPKQSGTTAEPYQSKFYQLFRGLLRWTIRFRILFLGSMVALLLVAVVGFRWVPQLYFPDSSRLQVMIDYWAPEGTRIQQTSLDVQRIEDFVQQHDATASVSTFIGKGPPRFYLPVSAEDPYSSYAQIIINTNSLSGVNELVADTDAWVQENVPEAMVRVRKYAVGAFDDWKVEARFSGPANADPDVLRQLAEKGANILRDTPSAKEVRVNWREPVQVLSPQFNEERARWSGISREDLSRAMLRATDGVVVGQYRQEDDIVPIVARNIESEREQAATSLDELLITPKFATHAVPASQVIDGVEVTWENPLIWRWDRRRAITVQCSPDNVTAPTLRNEVLAKFEAIELPPGYRLDWDGEYLSAKQSQEALVPGIVPAFVVMLFILVALFNGFRPMMICIGVIPFVIIGITGGLLLTNTPFGFIALLGAMSLSGMMIKNVVVLLDEVNANLGKGLTPYHAVVEAAVSRLNPVVNAAGTTVLGVLPMLQDVFWVALAVTIFFGLIVGTLLTMVMVPTLYALLYGIAVPKSEQ
- a CDS encoding efflux RND transporter periplasmic adaptor subunit; translation: MLRYRGSVATTATLLLAILGCGAPPAEAPPIRPVRTIQVGNLTAVNSREFPGRAKAKDEVDLSFQVSGPLVSVPVDVGDLVKKGQVIAVIDPRDFEAALASNQGNLERAKANLSAMESGARPEEIAQLTAALEQAKSIFEQATAEHKRSEDLIKSKAISQSQFDITLARMESTAADVRSAEEALNIGMKGAREEDLEAKRAEIRALEAAVKSAKNQLDYATMTAPFDGEVAARFVDNFQTVQAKQPVFRLLNTTQIEITIQVPETLISLVPQVKKVSCHFDAFPGKEFFGKVTKVSREASQTTRTYPVTIEIDQPDDIQILPGMAATVRNHPVESDDDVPEELIVPTNALFTPSDSPQTFVWIVDPNTSKVARREIETGGLTPVGITVSDGLTSGDLVVISGVNSLRDGQEVKLPK